The proteins below come from a single Halostagnicola larsenii XH-48 genomic window:
- a CDS encoding cysteine hydrolase family protein, with amino-acid sequence MDLEPESTAVVVVDMQNGFCHPDGSLYAPGSETVIEPITELVSRARTAGARIVYTRDVHPPEQFADAHYYDEFEQWGEHVLEGSWDAELVDELAVEADDHVVEKHTYDAFYQTELEGWLDARGIDDLVLCGTLANVCVLHTGGSAGLRDFRPIMVEDCIGAIEADHREYALEHAEWLFGELVESDDLEFDR; translated from the coding sequence ATGGACCTCGAGCCAGAGAGCACCGCGGTCGTCGTGGTCGACATGCAAAACGGCTTCTGTCACCCCGACGGATCGCTGTACGCACCGGGGAGCGAGACGGTGATCGAACCGATTACCGAGCTGGTATCGCGCGCTCGAACGGCGGGGGCGCGGATCGTCTACACGCGCGACGTGCACCCGCCCGAGCAGTTCGCGGACGCCCACTACTACGACGAGTTCGAGCAGTGGGGCGAACACGTTCTCGAGGGATCGTGGGACGCCGAACTCGTCGACGAACTCGCGGTCGAAGCGGACGATCACGTCGTCGAAAAGCACACCTACGATGCGTTCTATCAGACCGAACTCGAGGGGTGGTTAGACGCCCGCGGCATCGATGATCTGGTGCTCTGTGGAACGCTCGCGAACGTCTGCGTTCTTCACACGGGCGGCAGCGCGGGCCTTCGAGACTTCCGGCCGATCATGGTCGAAGACTGCATCGGCGCGATCGAAGCGGATCACCGAGAGTACGCGCTCGAACACGCCGAGTGGCTCTTCGGCGAACTCGTCGAGAGCGACGACCTCGAGTTCGACCGGTAA
- a CDS encoding Hvo_1808 family surface protein: MNRTRPRVVALAVLASAIVLLVLVAGPGLPLLSIADDPTQDRPADPSTEDTVGYVDGYWYDDELSVDRSDDATVSEDDLEAVVSRSMARVETIRGLTFEEDVSVDVISRQEYRTQNDTSIADPTADQRLQSNLRLEALFMADRETSAIDEQQSLYDGSVAGYYDPETDEIVVVSEDPDDPALDELTLGHELVHALQDQHHDLTSYERETQDQANAKNGLIEGDAVWVENRYETRCSEDWACTLPSTNSQGDQPEPNWGLYLTIFQPYDDGPDYVDAVLGEGDSRDWDALDGAYDDPPASSSEVIRPGEDREPRDVDVEDRSSENWTQHEIDGAVANDSLGEATMVSMFAADGLAGEESVIEADELLPDGPYGTIENIDYDHEVTDGWAGDELVTYVGENESIEESGYVWETEWESTTEAEQFLEGYLELLSLHGAEDVDGHRNTFAIEDEDGYPGAYYLENDGERVTIVRGPSAGAVSEIDAGSAPEGDDTLELDADAPDSGADDESGPDDSNANDGEPISGFGPTVAVVALLVATLAARLSR, from the coding sequence ATGAACCGGACGCGACCGCGCGTTGTTGCTCTCGCAGTTCTCGCCTCGGCGATCGTACTGCTGGTGCTCGTCGCCGGTCCGGGACTGCCGCTCCTGTCGATCGCCGACGATCCGACGCAGGACCGGCCCGCCGATCCGTCGACCGAAGATACCGTGGGCTACGTCGACGGTTACTGGTACGACGATGAACTCTCGGTCGACCGGAGCGACGATGCGACCGTCTCCGAGGACGATCTCGAGGCCGTCGTTAGCCGATCGATGGCCCGCGTCGAGACCATTCGCGGCCTGACCTTCGAGGAAGACGTCTCGGTCGACGTGATCTCTCGGCAGGAGTATCGGACCCAAAACGACACGTCAATCGCGGATCCGACCGCCGACCAGCGCCTCCAGTCAAACCTTCGGCTCGAGGCGCTGTTCATGGCCGATCGCGAGACCAGCGCGATCGACGAACAACAATCGCTGTACGACGGCTCGGTTGCCGGCTATTACGATCCGGAAACCGACGAGATCGTCGTCGTCTCGGAGGACCCGGACGATCCGGCCCTGGACGAACTGACGCTCGGGCACGAACTCGTCCACGCGCTGCAGGATCAACACCACGATCTGACGAGTTACGAGCGCGAGACGCAAGATCAGGCCAACGCCAAGAACGGCCTGATCGAGGGGGACGCGGTCTGGGTCGAAAACCGGTACGAAACGCGCTGTAGCGAGGACTGGGCCTGTACCCTCCCGTCGACGAACTCGCAAGGGGACCAGCCCGAACCCAACTGGGGGCTCTACCTCACGATCTTCCAGCCCTACGACGACGGTCCCGACTACGTCGACGCGGTGCTCGGCGAGGGTGACTCGCGAGACTGGGACGCCCTCGACGGCGCCTACGACGACCCGCCGGCGAGCTCTTCCGAGGTGATCCGTCCCGGCGAGGACCGCGAACCGCGAGACGTCGACGTCGAGGACCGCTCGAGCGAGAACTGGACCCAACACGAGATCGACGGTGCGGTCGCGAACGATTCGCTCGGCGAGGCGACGATGGTGTCGATGTTCGCCGCCGACGGCCTCGCCGGCGAGGAGTCGGTCATCGAGGCCGACGAGTTGCTCCCCGACGGCCCCTACGGAACGATCGAGAACATCGACTACGACCACGAGGTGACTGACGGTTGGGCCGGCGACGAACTCGTCACCTACGTCGGCGAGAACGAGTCGATCGAGGAAAGCGGCTACGTCTGGGAGACCGAGTGGGAATCGACGACCGAAGCCGAGCAGTTCCTCGAGGGCTACCTCGAGTTGCTCTCCTTACACGGCGCGGAAGACGTCGACGGTCACCGGAACACCTTCGCGATCGAGGACGAAGACGGCTATCCCGGCGCGTACTACCTTGAGAACGACGGCGAGCGCGTGACTATCGTTCGCGGTCCCTCCGCCGGAGCGGTCTCGGAAATCGATGCCGGAAGCGCCCCCGAAGGCGACGATACGCTCGAGCTGGACGCGGACGCGCCGGATTCGGGAGCTGACGATGAATCCGGCCCGGACGACTCAAATGCGAACGACGGCGAGCCGATATCCGGATTCGGCCCCACCGTTGCCGTCGTCGCGTTGCTGGTCGCGACGCTCGCTGCCCGCCTGTCCCGATGA
- a CDS encoding nicotinate phosphoribosyltransferase — protein sequence MSNPFETVTSEAILEGTATDAYFDRTRTTLEHAGKNPHVVAEVTADQFPTGEFQVLTGIADIATLFEGRAVDIDALPDGQLFDGGPVVRIEGPYLEFAELETALLGFLSQPSGFATAALEARLAAPDSTLLSFGARHVLPTTATAVERAAILAGFDGFSHVAAGELLEREASGTMPHALMFAFGEGNQADAWRAFDEAVPEDVPRIALTDTFWDEKSETLLAAETLGDRLDGVRLDTTGSRRGDFRHIVREIRWELDARGFEDVDIFCSGGIGPTSIRNLRDIADGFGVGSHITNRDPLDFSLDIVELEDEPVSKRGKLSGVKDVYRTADGGHHVALANGDAPEDAQSLFEPLVRDGEIVREQDLEKASDRCLADAAAVGFGESSS from the coding sequence ATGTCGAACCCGTTCGAGACAGTCACGTCGGAGGCGATTCTCGAGGGCACCGCGACCGACGCCTACTTCGATCGGACGCGGACGACCCTCGAGCACGCGGGGAAGAATCCTCACGTCGTCGCCGAAGTGACCGCAGATCAGTTTCCGACCGGCGAGTTTCAGGTACTCACCGGCATCGCCGACATCGCGACGCTGTTCGAAGGCCGCGCCGTCGATATCGACGCCTTGCCGGATGGCCAACTCTTCGACGGCGGCCCGGTCGTCCGAATCGAGGGCCCGTACCTCGAGTTCGCCGAACTCGAGACCGCCCTGCTCGGCTTTCTTTCCCAACCGAGTGGCTTCGCGACCGCGGCACTCGAGGCCAGACTCGCCGCACCCGACTCGACGCTGCTCTCGTTCGGTGCGCGCCACGTTCTCCCGACGACCGCGACGGCTGTCGAACGCGCCGCCATCCTCGCGGGATTCGACGGATTCTCGCACGTCGCCGCAGGTGAACTGCTCGAGCGCGAGGCCAGCGGGACGATGCCCCACGCGCTCATGTTCGCCTTCGGCGAAGGCAATCAGGCCGACGCCTGGCGGGCGTTCGACGAGGCGGTCCCCGAAGACGTGCCCCGAATCGCGCTCACGGATACCTTCTGGGACGAAAAGAGCGAAACGTTGCTCGCCGCGGAAACGCTCGGCGACCGCCTCGACGGCGTCCGCCTCGATACCACCGGGTCTCGACGCGGCGATTTCAGACACATCGTTCGGGAGATTCGGTGGGAACTCGACGCTCGAGGCTTCGAAGACGTCGATATCTTCTGTAGCGGCGGGATCGGCCCGACATCGATTCGAAATTTGCGCGATATCGCCGACGGGTTCGGTGTCGGCAGCCACATCACGAACAGGGATCCGCTCGATTTCAGCCTTGACATCGTCGAACTCGAGGATGAACCCGTCTCGAAGCGCGGGAAACTCTCCGGCGTGAAAGACGTCTACCGAACCGCAGACGGCGGCCACCACGTCGCGCTCGCGAACGGCGACGCACCCGAGGATGCACAATCGCTGTTCGAGCCGCTAGTTCGCGACGGCGAGATCGTTCGAGAGCAGGATCTCGAAAAAGCGAGCGACCGCTGTCTCGCGGACGCCGCGGCGGTCGGATTCGGCGAGTCTTCGAGCTAG